A single window of Mugil cephalus isolate CIBA_MC_2020 chromosome 1, CIBA_Mcephalus_1.1, whole genome shotgun sequence DNA harbors:
- the LOC125016597 gene encoding lamin-A-like, which yields MSSPPKPEQIQNSSSSDSQETSGDINVFVNAEDYYICLRNWSDQDKPLGGRQLKVQINNSEPITYTFKPSVKVKAGKAVTIRPGSSLRLPVPGDLVWKDLKSLKFGARVQVSLQ from the exons atgtcgtctcctcccaaacctgaacaaatacagaacagcagcagctcagacagtcaggagacgtcaggagacATCAATGTGTTTGTTAATGCCGAGGACTACTATATCTGTCTGAGAAACTGgtctgatcag gacaaaccactgggaggacgtcagttaaaagtccagatcaacaatagtgaacccatcacatacacatttaaaccatcaGTGAAAGTCAAGGCTGGAAAGGCtgttact atcCGTCCAGGCAGTAGTCTACGTCTACCTGTCCCTGGTGACCTggtgtggaaggacctgaagtccttgaagtttggagccagagtccaggtctctctgcagtga